DNA sequence from the Alkaliphilus metalliredigens QYMF genome:
TGGACTTTTCTCAGGACGTGCTTCATTTAGCAGACTTAGGATTTGATAATGTATCAGTTGAACCGGTTGTTGCAAGTCCAGAGCATGATTATTCCATTGGGAGAGAAGATCTTAAAGAGGTATTTGAGAATTATGAAATACTCTCTCGAGAGTATGTGAACCGAAAAAAATCTGGAAATCCATTTAACTTTTTTCACTTTATGATTGATTTGAAACAGGGCCCCTGTGTCATCAAAAGAATTGCTGGATGTGGTGCCGGTGCTGAATATTTAGCAATTACACCCCAGGGGGAAATTTATCCCTGTCATCAATTTGTAGGGAATGAAAAATTCAAATTAGGGGATGTTACTGATAATTCATTAAAGGAAGTGCTGTATCATGAATTTGCTGATGCACACATTTATAATAAGGAAAAATGTAATGACTGCTGGGCAAAGTTTTACTGTAGTGGAGGATGCCATGCCAATGCATATAACTTTAATCAAGACATTTATAAACCCTATGACATAGGCTGTGAGATGGAGAAAAAAAGAATTGAATGTGCATTAACAATACAAGCAAAACTAATGGAGGAGGATCAAGATGATCAAGGATCTAGGTAACAAAAAAACGGAAATTCATGAAAGTTGTTTTATTGCTGAAAGTGCAGATGTAATTGGCAAGGTTAAGATTGGTAAGAATAGTAGTGTATGGTACAAGGTGGTTATCAGAGGCGATGGAAACTATATTGAAATTGGAGAAAACACCAATATTCAGGATAACACTGTGGTTCATATTGATAGTGAGAAGTATCCCACAATTATAGGAGACAATGTGACTGTGGGCCATAGTGCCATCGTCCATGCATGTAAAGTAGGAAACAACGCTCTTATTGGAATGGGAGCTATTATTCTAGATGGTTCTGAAATTGGGGATAATACGATTATTGGTGCTGGAAGCTTAGTGCCTCCTGGTAAGAAAATTCCATCGGGGGTATTGGCTATGGGCTCACCTGTTAAAGTGGTGAGGGAGTTAACAGAAGACGAAAAGAACGGTCTAAAGAAGTCGGCAGAAGAGTATGTTAAATATGGTAAAGAACACAAAAATAATCAGTAGTCAGTTTGCTCAAAATACTGTAAAATCCATATATATACTCTTTATTGACGTTAAATTGGCTTTTGTATATAATAGAGGGTATGACATGAGATAGGGGGAAATATAATGAACTTTAAAAGTACAATCATCTTTATTATGATTGTGGTAATGGTTGGATTAGCATCGTTCACTGCTTTTAATGGTTTGGAAGTAGGGAATGTTGCCATCAGGCCAATAGGTGAATCAGTGAGGCAAGGATTAGACTTACAGGGCGGTGTGTATGTGGTCTATGAGGCCCAAACTGATGAAACAGGCAATGAATTAGATCGAATGATGAGTCAGGTGATTGAAGTATTTAGAAGACGTGTAGACAGCATGGGATTAACAGAACCTGAAATTGTAAGAGAGGGAGACAAAAGGATCCGAGTTGCATTGCCAGGTGTTGAAAATGCACAAGAGGCCATTGAGATGGTTGGTAAAACAGCTCAGCTACAATTTGTAGATCCCGAGGGAAATGTGATTTTAACTGGGAATAACATTAGAGGCTCAGAGGTTAAATTTCCATCAGGACAAGCAAATCCCATTGTATCCTTAGACCTTGACAGTGAAGGAGCTAGAATATTTGCTGAAGTAACAGGGAGACTAGCACAAATACCAAATAGTCAAGTGGATGATAAAATCATTTATATTGTTTTAGATGATGAAATCATCTCAAGTCCGGTTGTTAACGACAGAATTCCCGATGGACAAGCAACAATTAGTGGGAATTTCACTCCGGAAAGTGCTTCGAATTTAGCGACATTAATTCGAGCAGGTGCTTTACCAGTAGATTTAACAGAAGTACAAACCACAACGATTACAGCCTCTTTAGGAGAAAATTCATTAGCAAGTAGTGTAAGGGCTGCACAAATTGGCATTACAATCGTGCTACTCTTTATGTTGGCTTTCTATAGACTATCAGGTCTAGTGGCTGATATCGCATTAGTAGTTTACATTTTAATTGTATTAGGCATTTTTGTCGCATTGAATGCAACATTAACACTTCCAGGAATCGCAGCCCTTATTTTATCTGTAGGGATGGCTGTAGATGCAAATGTTATTATATTTGAAAGACTAAAGGAAGAGCTGAGAGCAGGAAAGACACTTCGTTCTGCCATAGATTCAGGATTTAATAGAGCATTTAAAGCAATTATAGATTCTAATATTACAACCCTTATTGCAGGTGTTGTGCTCTATCAATTTGGTACTGGCCCCATTAGAGGATTTGCTGTCATGCTGATCATCGGTATTGTTGCAAGTATGTTTACCGCCGTGGTCGTCACCAAGTTTTTACTAAAATTACTTGTGGCAATGAACATTACTAAAAATAAAAAGCTGTTTGGAGCATAAGGGGGGAAAAATCATGCGAATTATTGAAAATAAAAAGATATGGTTTTCTATTTCAGCAGCAGTCATTATATTGGGTCTCGTACTTGGATTGGCTCGAGGGATAAATGTAGGGATTGACTTCACTGGAGGAACCCTGATGGAAATAGAACTATATGAATATGTATCCACAGATGAAATCAGAGAAATTACAGATCAGTATGATCCTGGTGCTAGTATTAATCATTTAGGTAATGAACGAACAACTATTCAAATTCGAACCATAGAAGATTATAATAATCAAGAAAGAATGGAAATTTTCAATCAGTTTAAAGCGGAATACGACTTGCCGGATAATGAGCCATCATATGCATCTCAATTTGGTCCCTCTGTTGGGAGAGAGATTCAGAATAGAGCAATGCTAGCTGTTGTGATATCAGCCCTAGGCATGCTGGCTTATATCACTTACCGCTTTGAGCTAACATTTGGTTTAGCAGCAATTACTGCTCTGGTTCATGATGTACTGATTGTCTTAGCAGTCTACTCTATTTTAAGGATTCCTGTAAATAGTCCTTTTGTGGCTGCTATTTTAACCATTTTAGGGTATTCAATCAATGATACAATTGTTGTGTTTGACCGTGTAAGAGAAAATGTAAAACATATGAAAAAATCAAACTTTGCACAAGTAGCCAATGATAGTATCTCACAAACAGTTGTTAGATCAATTAACACCTCTGTGACAACATTAGTTACAATTGTCGCTTTATATGTACTAGGGGTATCGCAAATTAGAGAATTTGCATTACCACTAATTGCAGGTGTCATCAGCGGAACCTATTCATCTATCTTTATTGCCAGCCCAGTATGGGTTATGCTAAAGGAAAGACAAAAAGGAAAAAGATCACACCGAGTAAATCCTGATACTAATTAGGGAAAAAATAAGTAAAAAAAGGTAATAATACAACAAGTTGTATTATTACCTTTTTTAAAATGGAGGTGAGGTAATGGGTAAGTTAAGAAGAAAATATAAAAGCCTAAAGCGGTATATACAAATCAGTGAAGTACTGGTTAAGTATGGTTTTTCATTTGTAGCTGAGAAACTCCAAGAAAAAGGATATATTCCAAGGTTTGTATTGAGAATAGATCCACTTAAGGAACAAGCAAGTCAAGGAGAACGGTTAAGGAGAGCCTGTGAAGAACTGGGTCCTACATTTATTAAACTAGGACAAATTATAAGTACCAGGCGGGATATTATCCCAGAAGAAATTATTAATGAGTTATCAAAACTTCAAGATAATGTGGTGCCAGTGGCTGTTGAAGAAGTAAAAAAGGTTTTCAGATTAGAAATGAACACTGAAATAGAAGATGCTTTTGCATATTTCAATGAAAATCCCATTGCCTCCGCATCCATTGGACAAGTATACGAAGCCCGGCTTCATTCTGGAGAGGCGGTGGTTGTTAAAATCCAGAGACCTAATATTAAGTATAATATCCAACGGGATATAGAAATCTTATTTGATATTGCACAACTATTAGACGATCACTCAGATAAGAAAAAGCCATATAGACTTGTTGAAATTGTTCAAGAATTTAGCTATGCAATTTTAAAAGAGTTAGACTATTCTATGGAAGCAAAAAATACGGAAAATTTCAAAGAGAACTTCAAATCAGATTCACACATTGAAATACCAAGTATATTTTGGAAATACACATCCAACAAAGTCATTACCATGGAGCGAATTTATGGCATAAAAATAATGGATATTGATGAGTTAAACAAACAAAAATGGGACTTAGAGAGATTAGCAAGAATCGGTGCCAAATCATTTATGAGACAGGTTTTTATTCATGGCTTTTTCCATGGAGATCCACATCCAGGTAATATTTTTGCAGTCTCCTCAAGTAAAATTGCTTTTATTGACTTTGGTATTGTGGGGTATCTAGATAAGAGTACCATGGAACATATCAGAAGAATGTTTACTGCTGCGGCAAGTAAGGACGTAGATAAGGTTGTAGATGTCTTGAAGGATATGGATGCCATCAGTAATGAAACCAATATCAGGCGTCTAAAGGAAGAAATGTCCTTTCTGATCAACTTTTACTATAATATGCCTTTAAAGAAGATGCATTTAAGTGATGTTGTCAAACAATTCATGGCTGTGGCATATGAAAACCAAGTAAAGCTCCCTTCTCAGTTTGCTATGCTATTAAAGGCGATTATTACAGTGGAAGGCAGTGGGAAATTATTATACCCTAATTTTACTTTATCAATGATTGTTAAGGATTCGATTAAAGAAATTTACTTACATAGATTAAAACCTGAAAATATGATTAAGGAAGCAAGGGATTACACCGATGAAATTTTATATGGCATTAAATACTTGCCTAAACAGATCAGATCATTATTGGCTCGGGTTGAAAAAAATGAAATTGTTTTTAAGTTTGACCAAACAGGGTTTAAAATTATAGAGCGAGAATTAATGAGACTAACAAATAAAATCTCATTAAGCTTAATTACGTCAGCACTGATTGTGGCATCCTCATTAATTATACAAAGTAATATGGGACCGTTGCTATGGGGGGTACCGGTATTTGGTTTAATCGGTTATGTGCTTTCTAGTATTCTTGGGGTTGGTATTATTACAACAATTCTGTATAACATTTGGAAACAAGAGTAGTGACCTGGTTTCACCTTGCTCAATACGTTGAAAATAAAGTCATAGTAAAATATTAGCTAGTTAGGTAGGGATGTAATAATGAAGCGAAAAATATGGACATATAAGGACTATAATGAGATTGAAATCAAGAAAATGAGTGAAGAACTGGGTGTGCTCCCTTTTACTGCACAGATTTTAACAAATCGAAAAGTAATAGATACCCGTGAGGCAAAACGATTTATTGATTCCAGTCTAGAACAGCTTCATGATCCTTTTTTATTGAAGGATATGAAGAAGGCTGTTGATCGCATTCAAGAAGCGATCCAAAAGAATGAAAAAATTTGGATATATGGTGATTACGATGTTGATGGGGTATCCAGTACCTCTATTATGCTACAATACTTTAAAACCATCGATTTTTCTGTAGACTACTATATACCGGATCGAGTCCAAGAGGGATATGGTATTAATCAAGAGGCAATTCAATTGATTAAGTCTAGGGGAGGCAATTTAATCATCACTGTGGACTGTGGCATCACATCTTTTGAGGAGATTGCTTTAGCAAACAGTCTAAGCATTGATATGATTATTACAGATCATCATGAGTGCCAAGGTGCAGTTCCTGAAGCATACGCAATTATAAACCCTAAGCAGCATGATTGTTCTTATCCCTTTGATTCAATTTGTGGATGTGGGCTGGCGCTAAAACTCATTCAAGCCCTAACACCAAAAGAGGAATTTAAATCAACGATTTATCTATATATTGATATTGTTGCCATTGCCACAGTAGCGGATATCGTACCCTTGGTGGATGAAAATAGAATATTTGTAAAGAACGGTCTCCAATATATGCCAGATACAAAAAACCTTGGTGTGCAAGCGTTATTAGAAGTCTGTAAATTGAAAGACAGAAAATTGAATGCTGGGCACATTGGATTTAGTCTAGGACCTAGAATCAATGCAGCAGGAAGAATTGGCTCTGCAGATTCAGGAGTCAAGTTATTAACCTCTTCTGATCCTGCGGAGGTACAGCAATTGGCACATTTTTTAAATGAAGAAAATCAAAATCGCCAAGAGATAGAAGTGAAAATTTTAGACGAAGCAATCAATATGATTGAAAGCAGTGGACAATTTAACATAGATAAGGTGTTAGTCCTGGCCAAAGAAGGATGGCATCATGGGGTAATTGGAATAGTTGCTTCTAGAATTGTTGAAAGATACCATAAGCCAGTCATTATCCTAGCTATCGAGGGTGATAAAGCAAAGGGATCTGCTAGAAGTATTCCCAAATTAAATTTATTTGAAGCCATGAACCAGTGTAAGGATCTTTTTCTTAAAATTGGTGGACATGAGCAAGCAGCGGGCTTGACGTTGAAAAGTGAAAACATTGAGGCATTTAGGATGAAGATTAATGATATAGTGAACCAAACCCTAAGCCCCGAGGACTTTATAGCACAAATCCACTGTGATGGTCTGTTAAGCTTGGATGTGGTTGAGGATAGCTTAATTGATGAGCTTGGAAATTTGGAACCCTATGGTATGGGAAATCCCAGTCCTAAATTTATCGGATATGATTTCACAATCGTAGACATAAGGGCTGTGGGAGTTGATGGCAAGCACCTAAAGCTAAAATTAGGATCAAAGAGCAAGCAAGTCGATGCCATTGGATTTAACTTTGGAGACTATAGTGACCATATTGAACAAGGAGACAAAATTCATCTTGTTTACACCCCGGAATTCAATGAATTTAGAGGGCAGAAGAATATTCAGTTGCAAATTAAGGATATTAAAACTGTCAAACCGGTTTACTCAATTGAAGATGATTTTATTAAAAACTATTATGACTCATTGGAACTAAAAGAGAATCATGAGATAAATCTTCCTAAGGAAACATATTTGTCAAGACTCAAAATTTTCAACTCAAGGGAAAGCTTTATCAGTCAGGAACTTAAAGAACAAAAGCAACCTCTTATTTTAGTTTACACAATCAATGAAACACTAAAGCTTATGAATTTTTTAGATATTAGAAACCGCTCTGAAGTTAAAAAGGTTAATTTTTACTTTTATGAGCCAGAATCTTCTCCAAAAACCAACGAAATTCACGTTGTTGTGAATCCAAATATTGATAAAATCGACTTAAAAAGATATAATAATATTATTCTTTATGATATGCCTTTTAATGAAGGTGATTTAGTGAATTTAATAGAAATGAGCGAGTTAGAAGAAATAATTGCCTTTCATAATAAGGATGATGAACTATATAATGAAGTTATTTTAAAGAGCATCATACCAACTAAAATGGATTTGGCAAAAATTTACAAATTACTGAAAAATCAGAAGACTTATCATGATGGGTTTTCACTTGAAACAATTGCCAGGGAGTTACAGCATTTATTTGAAATGAGTATCAATAAGGTATTTTGGGAGAATACTCTGAGAATTTTTCAGGAGGGGAGTTTATTGGAATACCGATCAAGTCAGGGTCAGTATCAAGTGAAATTGAACCCCACCCCACAGAAAATCGATATTGAAGCATTAGATTATTATCAAAAATTACTTGCCCAATATAAGGATTTCGAAGTGTTGAGACAGGTATGGAAGAATTATGCACAAGGAGGAAATTAGAATGAATTTAGATAGCAAAATAAGAGTAATCGAAGATTTTCCGAAAAAGGGGATTAGCTTCAAGGATATTACCACATTATTAAAGGATAAAGAAGCTTTTCGAAGTATGGTAGACCAATTGTCGGATCAACTAATAGATCTAGACATAGATATTGTGGTTGGACCTGAAGCAAGGGGATTTTTAGTGGGTGCTCCTGTGGCCTATAAAATTGGAGCAGGATTTGTACCCATAAGAAAACCTGGAAAACTTCCCGGAGAAACCATTAGCTATGAGTATGAATTGGAATATGGCACGGATTCCTTAGAAATTCACACAGACGCCATTCAACCGGGTCAAAGAGTGGCCATATTAGACGATCTATTAGCCACTGGAGGAACAGTGGTTGCCACAGCTAAATTAATTGAAGAATTAGGTGGAGAAGTGGTTTCTATTAATTTTTTAATTGAGTTGGGTTTCTTAAATGGAGGGGAAGTATTAAAAGGGTACTCAGTGAAATCATTACTTAAATACTAAGCTGTAAAGTTAAACATGGGAAAAATGAAATTTATTCAGAAAACGAAAGAGGGTGAGTATAATGTTGGAAAACTTGATAGCAAAGATTGAAGAATATAACCCTCAATGCGATGCGGAATTAATTATTCGAGCTTATCATTATGGTGAAAATGCACACCAAGGTCAATATAGGAAATCAGGTGAGCAATATTTTATTCATCCAGTGGAAGTGGCGAAAATTTTAATCGAGTTGAAAATGGATAGCAGTACCATTGCAGCTGGACTACTTCATGATGTTATTGAAGATACACCATATGGATATGGGAAGGTAAGAGAAGAGTTTGGGGAAGAAGTGGCTGAACTAGTTGAGGGTGTAACAAAATTGACCCGTCTTTCTTTTGAATCCAAGGAAGAAAGACAAGCAGAAAACTTGCGCAAAATGTTTATTGCTATGGCTAAGGATATTAGAGTTGTATTGATAAAGCTGGCTGATCGACTTCATAATATGCGAACACTTAAGTATCAATCAGACGAAAAGAAAAAAGAAAAGGCAATGGAAACCCTGGAAATTTTTGCGCCAATAGCCCACAGGTTAGGTATTTCTAGAATCAAATGGGAGTTAGAGGACCTATGTCTACTTTATATAGATCCCGAAGGATATTATGATCTAGTTGATAAAGTGGCTAAAAAGAGAAGAGATCGGGAGACATTTATTAACAAAGTCATTTCTATTTTAGATGGTAAAATGGATGAATTCGGAATTGAAAATGAAATATCTGGACGACCAAAGCATTTTTATAGTATTTATAGAAAAATGGTCTATCAAAATAAATCATTTGACGAAATATTTGACTTTATTGCTTTTCGTGTCATTGTAAATAATGTAAAGGACTGTTATGGTATTTTAGGAATTGTTCATACATTATGGAAGCCCATACCCGGGAGATTTAAAGACTATATTGCAATGCCAAAACCAAACATGTATCAATCTTTGCATACAACGGTGATAGGTCCTAATGGAGAACCATTTGAGATTCAAATTCGTACCAAAGAAATGCATCAAATTGCAGAATTTGGTATTGCGGCCCACTGGAGCTATAAAGAAGGAAAGTCAATAAACAATGAGGATGACATGGATACTAAACTCACTTGGTTAAGGCAAATGCTGGAGTGGGAAAAAGACACAAAGGATCCAAAGGAATTTATGGCATCCCTCAAGGTAGACTTATATACAAATGAAGTATTTGTGTTTACGCCAAAGGGAGAGGTGATTAACCTGCCTTCTGGCTCTACACCTATTGACTTCGCCTATAAAATTCACTCTGATGTTGGAAATAAATGCGTAGGTGCAAAAGTAGATAGTCGAATGGTTCCAATAGATTATAAGCTGAAGAATGGAAACATTGTAGAGATATTAACCTCTTCTCAAAGTGTAGGACCAAGTCGAGATTGGTTAAAAATAGTAAAAAGCTCTCAAGCAAGCACGAAAATTAAACAGTGGTTCAAAAAGGAACGAAAAGAAGAGAATATTGAAAAGGGAAAAGATCTTTTAGAGAAGGAAGTAAGACGTCAAGGATTCACCATGAATGAGGTATTGCAGAGTAAAGTCCTATCCGCCGTCGCCAAGAGACTAGGATTAGCCAGTGAGGAAGATTTGTATGCAGTACTTGGCTATGGTGGGGTAACACTCTCCCAAATCACCACAAAAATTAGGGAAAATGTTAAAAAAGAAACGCCTCCTCCTGTGATCAATGAAGAATCATTCATAAAGGATTCAAGAGTACAGGATGAAAAAAAACGAAACAAACAAAATCAACAAAATCAAGGTGTTAAAGTAAAGGGAATTGATAACATTATGGTCCGGTTTTCTAAGTGCTGTACTCCTGTGCCTGGCGACGAAATAACTGGCTATATCACCAGAGGACGAGGGGTTTCCATACATCGAAAAGACTGTCATAATTTATTGGAGACTGCTGAAACACCTGATCGCTTTATTGAGGTAGAATGGGATGTTAGAAAACCAATTGCATTCCAAGTAGAAATACAACTAAATGCTTCGGATCGCAAAGGTTTACTTTCAGAAGTCACTCAGATTCTATCTGAATCAAAAATCACTGTCAATGGACTGAATGCCCGAACAAACAAAGAACGGATCGCTGTGGTCAACCTCATTATGGAAATTACAGATATTGAGCATTTAGATAAACTAATGCAGAAGATACGTAATCTCAATGGTGTATATGAAGTGTTTAGGGTGATCACTTAATCAGGAGTAAACGAGGTGTATAAATATGAGAGCAGTTGTACAAAGAATTAAAGAAGGCAAAGTGACTGTTGAAGGTGAAATTACTGGAGAGTGTAACTTTGGACTCCTGGTTTATTTAGGTGTCGGGAGAGAAGATACAGTTGAGGATGCAAAGTATTTAGCAGAAAAAATTGTAAATTTGCGCATTTTTGAAGATCAAGAAGAGAAATTAAATCTTTCTGTCAAAGATGTAGGTGGAAGTCTATTGGTGATTTCTCAGTTTACGTTATTTGGAGACTGCCGTAAAGGGCGTAGACCAAGCTTTTCTGAAGCTGCCAAACCAGATGAGGCAGACTACTTGTACCAAGAGTTTGTACGGTGCTGCAATGATGTGGGCATGACGGTGGGAACAGGGGTTTTCCAAGCTCATATGATGGTTCATGCCATTAATGATGGACCTGTTACAATGTTAATTGACAGTAAAAAAACTTTTTAGGAGGGCTAATATGTTTCTTGAAAAAATCGCTGCAGGTGTATTTGGAGTAAATTGCTATGTTATTAGTGACGATGAGACTGGAAAAGCGGCTGTGGTCGATCCAGGTGGAGATGCTGATAAGATTCTTGAATTAATTAAAGACAATCAATTTGAATTGACACATATTTTATTAACACATGGCCATGGGGACCATATAGGCGCAGTAAATGAGTTACATGAGAAAACAAAGGCCCCTGTATATGTACATGAAGATGATTTATATATTTTAAAGGATGCAAATATAAATTATTCCGCAAGGATGGGAGGACCTGTTGTTACCATTGACACAGATGTTTTCTTAAAGGATGGAGAGGTCTTAACAATTGGTAATTTAAAGCTACATGTGCTACACACCCCAGGTCATTCCCCTGGTGGGGTATGCATACGTGGTGAGGGTGTGGTTTTTACAGGAGATACCCTATTTGCCAACTCCATAGGTAGATCTGATCTAGAGGGTGGTAATTATGATCAATTAATTGCTTCTATTCAAAGCAAGTTAATGACCCTAG
Encoded proteins:
- a CDS encoding gamma carbonic anhydrase family protein, with amino-acid sequence MIKDLGNKKTEIHESCFIAESADVIGKVKIGKNSSVWYKVVIRGDGNYIEIGENTNIQDNTVVHIDSEKYPTIIGDNVTVGHSAIVHACKVGNNALIGMGAIILDGSEIGDNTIIGAGSLVPPGKKIPSGVLAMGSPVKVVRELTEDEKNGLKKSAEEYVKYGKEHKNNQ
- the secD gene encoding protein translocase subunit SecD → MNFKSTIIFIMIVVMVGLASFTAFNGLEVGNVAIRPIGESVRQGLDLQGGVYVVYEAQTDETGNELDRMMSQVIEVFRRRVDSMGLTEPEIVREGDKRIRVALPGVENAQEAIEMVGKTAQLQFVDPEGNVILTGNNIRGSEVKFPSGQANPIVSLDLDSEGARIFAEVTGRLAQIPNSQVDDKIIYIVLDDEIISSPVVNDRIPDGQATISGNFTPESASNLATLIRAGALPVDLTEVQTTTITASLGENSLASSVRAAQIGITIVLLFMLAFYRLSGLVADIALVVYILIVLGIFVALNATLTLPGIAALILSVGMAVDANVIIFERLKEELRAGKTLRSAIDSGFNRAFKAIIDSNITTLIAGVVLYQFGTGPIRGFAVMLIIGIVASMFTAVVVTKFLLKLLVAMNITKNKKLFGA
- the secF gene encoding protein translocase subunit SecF, with the protein product MRIIENKKIWFSISAAVIILGLVLGLARGINVGIDFTGGTLMEIELYEYVSTDEIREITDQYDPGASINHLGNERTTIQIRTIEDYNNQERMEIFNQFKAEYDLPDNEPSYASQFGPSVGREIQNRAMLAVVISALGMLAYITYRFELTFGLAAITALVHDVLIVLAVYSILRIPVNSPFVAAILTILGYSINDTIVVFDRVRENVKHMKKSNFAQVANDSISQTVVRSINTSVTTLVTIVALYVLGVSQIREFALPLIAGVISGTYSSIFIASPVWVMLKERQKGKRSHRVNPDTN
- a CDS encoding ABC1 kinase family protein; this translates as MGKLRRKYKSLKRYIQISEVLVKYGFSFVAEKLQEKGYIPRFVLRIDPLKEQASQGERLRRACEELGPTFIKLGQIISTRRDIIPEEIINELSKLQDNVVPVAVEEVKKVFRLEMNTEIEDAFAYFNENPIASASIGQVYEARLHSGEAVVVKIQRPNIKYNIQRDIEILFDIAQLLDDHSDKKKPYRLVEIVQEFSYAILKELDYSMEAKNTENFKENFKSDSHIEIPSIFWKYTSNKVITMERIYGIKIMDIDELNKQKWDLERLARIGAKSFMRQVFIHGFFHGDPHPGNIFAVSSSKIAFIDFGIVGYLDKSTMEHIRRMFTAAASKDVDKVVDVLKDMDAISNETNIRRLKEEMSFLINFYYNMPLKKMHLSDVVKQFMAVAYENQVKLPSQFAMLLKAIITVEGSGKLLYPNFTLSMIVKDSIKEIYLHRLKPENMIKEARDYTDEILYGIKYLPKQIRSLLARVEKNEIVFKFDQTGFKIIERELMRLTNKISLSLITSALIVASSLIIQSNMGPLLWGVPVFGLIGYVLSSILGVGIITTILYNIWKQE
- the recJ gene encoding single-stranded-DNA-specific exonuclease RecJ, producing the protein MKRKIWTYKDYNEIEIKKMSEELGVLPFTAQILTNRKVIDTREAKRFIDSSLEQLHDPFLLKDMKKAVDRIQEAIQKNEKIWIYGDYDVDGVSSTSIMLQYFKTIDFSVDYYIPDRVQEGYGINQEAIQLIKSRGGNLIITVDCGITSFEEIALANSLSIDMIITDHHECQGAVPEAYAIINPKQHDCSYPFDSICGCGLALKLIQALTPKEEFKSTIYLYIDIVAIATVADIVPLVDENRIFVKNGLQYMPDTKNLGVQALLEVCKLKDRKLNAGHIGFSLGPRINAAGRIGSADSGVKLLTSSDPAEVQQLAHFLNEENQNRQEIEVKILDEAINMIESSGQFNIDKVLVLAKEGWHHGVIGIVASRIVERYHKPVIILAIEGDKAKGSARSIPKLNLFEAMNQCKDLFLKIGGHEQAAGLTLKSENIEAFRMKINDIVNQTLSPEDFIAQIHCDGLLSLDVVEDSLIDELGNLEPYGMGNPSPKFIGYDFTIVDIRAVGVDGKHLKLKLGSKSKQVDAIGFNFGDYSDHIEQGDKIHLVYTPEFNEFRGQKNIQLQIKDIKTVKPVYSIEDDFIKNYYDSLELKENHEINLPKETYLSRLKIFNSRESFISQELKEQKQPLILVYTINETLKLMNFLDIRNRSEVKKVNFYFYEPESSPKTNEIHVVVNPNIDKIDLKRYNNIILYDMPFNEGDLVNLIEMSELEEIIAFHNKDDELYNEVILKSIIPTKMDLAKIYKLLKNQKTYHDGFSLETIARELQHLFEMSINKVFWENTLRIFQEGSLLEYRSSQGQYQVKLNPTPQKIDIEALDYYQKLLAQYKDFEVLRQVWKNYAQGGN
- a CDS encoding adenine phosphoribosyltransferase; its protein translation is MNLDSKIRVIEDFPKKGISFKDITTLLKDKEAFRSMVDQLSDQLIDLDIDIVVGPEARGFLVGAPVAYKIGAGFVPIRKPGKLPGETISYEYELEYGTDSLEIHTDAIQPGQRVAILDDLLATGGTVVATAKLIEELGGEVVSINFLIELGFLNGGEVLKGYSVKSLLKY
- a CDS encoding RelA/SpoT family protein, translated to MLENLIAKIEEYNPQCDAELIIRAYHYGENAHQGQYRKSGEQYFIHPVEVAKILIELKMDSSTIAAGLLHDVIEDTPYGYGKVREEFGEEVAELVEGVTKLTRLSFESKEERQAENLRKMFIAMAKDIRVVLIKLADRLHNMRTLKYQSDEKKKEKAMETLEIFAPIAHRLGISRIKWELEDLCLLYIDPEGYYDLVDKVAKKRRDRETFINKVISILDGKMDEFGIENEISGRPKHFYSIYRKMVYQNKSFDEIFDFIAFRVIVNNVKDCYGILGIVHTLWKPIPGRFKDYIAMPKPNMYQSLHTTVIGPNGEPFEIQIRTKEMHQIAEFGIAAHWSYKEGKSINNEDDMDTKLTWLRQMLEWEKDTKDPKEFMASLKVDLYTNEVFVFTPKGEVINLPSGSTPIDFAYKIHSDVGNKCVGAKVDSRMVPIDYKLKNGNIVEILTSSQSVGPSRDWLKIVKSSQASTKIKQWFKKERKEENIEKGKDLLEKEVRRQGFTMNEVLQSKVLSAVAKRLGLASEEDLYAVLGYGGVTLSQITTKIRENVKKETPPPVINEESFIKDSRVQDEKKRNKQNQQNQGVKVKGIDNIMVRFSKCCTPVPGDEITGYITRGRGVSIHRKDCHNLLETAETPDRFIEVEWDVRKPIAFQVEIQLNASDRKGLLSEVTQILSESKITVNGLNARTNKERIAVVNLIMEITDIEHLDKLMQKIRNLNGVYEVFRVIT
- the dtd gene encoding D-aminoacyl-tRNA deacylase → MRAVVQRIKEGKVTVEGEITGECNFGLLVYLGVGREDTVEDAKYLAEKIVNLRIFEDQEEKLNLSVKDVGGSLLVISQFTLFGDCRKGRRPSFSEAAKPDEADYLYQEFVRCCNDVGMTVGTGVFQAHMMVHAINDGPVTMLIDSKKTF
- a CDS encoding MBL fold metallo-hydrolase, which produces MFLEKIAAGVFGVNCYVISDDETGKAAVVDPGGDADKILELIKDNQFELTHILLTHGHGDHIGAVNELHEKTKAPVYVHEDDLYILKDANINYSARMGGPVVTIDTDVFLKDGEVLTIGNLKLHVLHTPGHSPGGVCIRGEGVVFTGDTLFANSIGRSDLEGGNYDQLIASIQSKLMTLDDELTVLPGHGPASTIGIERMTNPYIK